One region of Chloroflexota bacterium genomic DNA includes:
- a CDS encoding hydroxyacid dehydrogenase yields the protein MKILVVEHIHQAGEDLLAQKARLVFPSPQNVAGILSAIGDCHALVVRNTKITRQIMQAAPHLVAIGRHGVGYDTIDIAAATDLKIPIVYTPAANTESVAEIAMGFMLALGRKIITANNAMRSGELLSDTVTLSVMAQRRGLVNFDVWGKTLGVIGVGRIGSSVAKKMIAAFNFRVLGYDPYVDAKTLAGYGVEKVDRLEEMLPQCDFVTAHCPGGAETRHMINARTLALMKPSAYLINTARGAVVDEAALVEALQKKQIAGAAIDVYDPEPPRPDNPLLRLDNVIVTPHYCAMTAESLYNMGTMVALGVLDVLDGKRPQYLVNPEIWDARRR from the coding sequence GTGAAAATTCTTGTAGTCGAACATATTCATCAAGCCGGCGAAGATTTGCTAGCGCAAAAGGCGCGGCTCGTTTTTCCGTCGCCCCAAAACGTTGCCGGCATTCTCTCCGCCATCGGCGATTGCCATGCGCTCGTCGTGCGCAACACCAAGATCACGCGGCAGATCATGCAAGCCGCGCCGCACCTCGTCGCGATTGGGCGGCACGGTGTCGGGTACGATACGATTGACATCGCGGCGGCGACCGACCTAAAAATTCCGATCGTGTACACCCCAGCCGCGAACACCGAGAGTGTGGCGGAAATCGCGATGGGGTTTATGCTTGCCCTGGGTCGCAAGATCATTACGGCAAACAATGCGATGCGATCAGGCGAATTACTCAGTGACACCGTGACCTTGTCGGTGATGGCGCAACGCCGGGGCTTGGTCAATTTCGATGTGTGGGGCAAAACGCTCGGCGTGATCGGAGTCGGTCGCATCGGTTCGTCGGTCGCCAAGAAAATGATCGCGGCGTTCAATTTCCGCGTTCTGGGGTACGATCCGTACGTGGATGCCAAAACGCTCGCCGGGTATGGCGTTGAAAAAGTAGATCGGTTAGAAGAGATGTTGCCGCAATGCGATTTTGTGACGGCGCACTGTCCCGGCGGCGCGGAGACGCGGCACATGATCAACGCGCGCACGTTGGCGTTGATGAAGCCGAGCGCGTATTTGATCAACACAGCGCGCGGCGCCGTCGTGGACGAAGCGGCGTTGGTCGAGGCGTTGCAGAAAAAACAAATCGCCGGCGCGGCGATAGATGTGTACGATCCGGAACCGCCGCGCCCAGACAATCCACTGCTGCGCTTGGACAATGTCATCGTGACGCCGCACTATTGCGCCATGACCGCGGAAAGTCTGTACAACATGGGCACGATGGTCGCGCTAGGAGTCTTGGATGTCCTGGATGGCAAACGACCACAGTACCTGGTCAACCCGGAAATCTGGGACGCGCGGCGGAGATAG
- a CDS encoding RraA family protein, translated as MSIEEMIRQFREMPTGFVTDAFTRLGLAGWSEGVTPLSRTTRKIAGRAVTVQYQPKRGSGAKKPSHYEVMLNMAQPGDVLVIAAANTPCWLLGENQAHYAMYRGLSGIVVDGCVRDADEIAEMAMPVFARGTGTRPFSTHLELADVNVPVEFAGTQIHPGDIVLGDGDGLVVVPSNRAEEVLFQALDIAVIEQDMEESIAHRVSLAEIETLLTKKKNRKER; from the coding sequence ATGTCCATCGAAGAAATGATTCGTCAGTTTCGTGAAATGCCCACCGGCTTTGTGACTGATGCGTTCACGCGGCTCGGTCTTGCCGGCTGGTCGGAAGGCGTGACCCCGCTCTCGCGCACGACGCGCAAAATTGCCGGGCGCGCGGTGACGGTCCAGTATCAACCCAAGCGCGGCAGCGGCGCGAAAAAGCCGTCGCATTACGAAGTGATGCTAAACATGGCTCAACCAGGCGATGTGTTGGTGATTGCCGCCGCGAACACGCCGTGTTGGTTGCTCGGCGAAAATCAAGCGCACTATGCCATGTATCGCGGTCTGTCTGGGATCGTGGTGGATGGATGCGTCCGCGACGCGGATGAAATCGCAGAGATGGCGATGCCGGTTTTTGCGCGCGGCACTGGCACGCGACCGTTCTCCACGCACCTAGAGTTGGCGGATGTCAACGTCCCGGTCGAGTTCGCCGGTACGCAGATTCATCCCGGCGACATTGTGCTCGGCGACGGCGATGGGTTGGTCGTCGTGCCGAGCAATCGCGCCGAGGAGGTTTTGTTCCAGGCGTTGGATATCGCGGTGATCGAACAAGACATGGAAGAATCTATCGCGCACCGGGTTTCGCTCGCTGAGATCGAGACGTTGCTGACGAAGAAGAAAAATCGGAAAGAGCGATAG
- a CDS encoding ferredoxin family protein codes for MFNAYQTTTLQFNPTECNGCGMCYTVCPHAVFNRNGRTITVAHAENCMECGACQLNCPTNAITVDSGVGCAAAMMYAAVTGKREPVCG; via the coding sequence GTGTTCAACGCCTATCAAACCACCACGCTCCAATTCAATCCGACTGAATGCAACGGGTGTGGAATGTGTTACACGGTTTGTCCGCACGCGGTGTTCAATCGCAATGGTCGCACGATCACGGTCGCGCACGCGGAAAATTGTATGGAGTGCGGCGCGTGCCAGCTCAATTGTCCGACGAACGCGATCACGGTAGATAGCGGCGTGGGTTGCGCGGCGGCGATGATGTACGCTGCGGTGACCGGCAAGCGCGAGCCGGTCTGTGGATGA
- a CDS encoding ABC transporter ATP-binding protein produces MNDVQQRNMPQPNGKEPIIEIKDVVKSFPVGNGEATILKGVSFAVKPGEFVSIVGPSGNGKSTLLNMVTGIDRPTRGEIIVTGQPVHKMSEDKLAAWRGGAVGIIFQFFQMLPALSLLQNIMLPMDLAGKFSPKERHMRAMRLLEIVGLGDQAHKLPSMVSGGQQQRAAIARALANDPPILVADEPTGNLDSRNAQDIFDLFANVVKQGKTMLLVTHDKELARRVPRVIEILDGKITRDECASRPSWASY; encoded by the coding sequence ATGAATGACGTGCAACAACGAAACATGCCGCAACCAAACGGCAAAGAACCGATCATCGAGATCAAGGATGTGGTGAAAAGTTTTCCGGTCGGGAATGGCGAGGCGACGATTCTCAAAGGGGTGTCGTTCGCGGTCAAGCCCGGCGAGTTCGTTTCGATTGTCGGACCCTCGGGCAACGGCAAGTCCACTTTGTTGAACATGGTTACCGGGATTGATCGTCCGACGCGCGGTGAGATCATTGTGACCGGTCAGCCAGTCCACAAGATGAGCGAAGACAAACTCGCGGCGTGGCGCGGGGGCGCGGTCGGCATCATCTTTCAGTTTTTCCAGATGCTACCCGCGTTGAGTCTGCTCCAAAACATCATGCTGCCGATGGACCTTGCCGGCAAATTCTCGCCGAAGGAGCGGCACATGCGCGCGATGCGCTTGCTCGAAATTGTCGGACTAGGCGATCAAGCCCACAAACTTCCCAGCATGGTATCGGGTGGTCAACAACAACGCGCCGCCATCGCGCGCGCGCTTGCCAACGATCCACCCATCCTCGTCGCGGACGAGCCGACCGGCAATCTCGATTCGCGCAATGCGCAGGACATCTTCGACTTGTTTGCGAACGTCGTCAAGCAGGGCAAGACAATGTTGCTCGTGACGCACGACAAAGAACTGGCGCGGCGTGTGCCGCGTGTGATCGAGATTCTCGATGGCAAAATCACCCGCGACGAGTGCGCGAGTAGACCGAGTTGGGCGAGTTATTGA
- a CDS encoding winged helix-turn-helix transcriptional regulator — translation MTKTATTVLANRLKVLGDPSRLAIFDLLMQGVQCNCEIGGNLKMPMNLISHHLKVLRDAGLVNAERDATDARWIYYSVNQKALAQLREQFGVFLDPKRIQARQPMCGPRVVSAKSSTARR, via the coding sequence ATGACAAAGACGGCGACGACGGTGCTGGCGAATAGACTGAAGGTTCTGGGCGATCCATCGCGGTTGGCGATTTTCGATCTGTTGATGCAAGGCGTCCAGTGCAATTGCGAAATCGGCGGCAATCTCAAAATGCCGATGAATCTCATCTCACATCACCTCAAGGTCTTGCGCGATGCCGGTTTGGTAAATGCCGAACGCGATGCGACCGATGCGCGCTGGATTTACTATTCGGTGAACCAAAAGGCGCTCGCACAACTGCGTGAGCAGTTCGGCGTGTTTCTCGATCCCAAACGCATCCAGGCGCGCCAACCGATGTGTGGTCCGCGCGTGGTCTCTGCGAAATCTAGTACGGCACGCCGATAG
- the arsM gene encoding arsenite methyltransferase → MSNVIAPDEIRSSVRDHYADIARQASSCCGPSACDCNSNYPDQLANAVPEDIANFSLGCGDPITIASLKPGETVVDLGSGGGLDCFLAAQRVGPTGRVIGVDMTPEMLAKARVNAARLGVTNVEFREGYIEHLPVADGEADVIISNCVINLSPDKPQVFRDIYRALRSGGRVSVSDIVTNGELPIAVQKSLEAWGACVAGALDMQDYIGGLQAAGFVDVRVEPKGKFDAGLSSLPVHAPFSAIITARKP, encoded by the coding sequence ATGTCGAACGTAATTGCGCCAGATGAAATTCGGAGTTCGGTGCGGGATCATTATGCGGATATCGCGCGCCAAGCGTCCAGTTGTTGCGGTCCGAGCGCGTGTGACTGCAACTCGAACTATCCCGATCAACTTGCGAACGCGGTGCCCGAAGACATCGCCAACTTTTCACTCGGGTGCGGCGATCCGATCACGATTGCCAGTTTGAAACCTGGCGAAACAGTCGTAGACCTGGGATCAGGCGGCGGACTCGATTGCTTTCTCGCGGCGCAGAGAGTCGGACCGACCGGTCGCGTAATCGGTGTGGACATGACGCCGGAGATGCTCGCCAAAGCGCGCGTGAACGCGGCGCGTCTGGGGGTCACGAACGTCGAGTTTCGCGAAGGGTACATCGAACATTTGCCCGTAGCGGACGGCGAAGCGGACGTGATCATTTCCAATTGTGTGATCAATCTCTCGCCGGACAAGCCACAAGTGTTCCGCGATATTTATCGCGCGTTGCGTTCGGGCGGCAGAGTTTCCGTTTCGGATATTGTAACGAATGGCGAACTGCCTATCGCGGTGCAGAAAAGTCTGGAAGCGTGGGGCGCGTGCGTAGCGGGCGCGCTCGATATGCAAGATTACATCGGCGGATTGCAAGCAGCTGGGTTTGTGGATGTCAGGGTCGAGCCGAAGGGCAAGTTTGATGCCGGTTTGTCGTCGCTGCCCGTGCACGCGCCATTCTCGGCGATCATTACCGCGCGCAAACCGTGA
- the phnD gene encoding phosphate/phosphite/phosphonate ABC transporter substrate-binding protein translates to MKRFSFPQLVSLGAILIAFLLSACSAPPSRLDFRFSDVDPASAVAYSPDDTKPLRVVVAAVISPKGNVESYSDLLAYLGRKLNRRVQLVQRQTYAEANDLIKSGDVDLGFVCTSAYVVGQRDFGMELLVAPQVNGQTVYYSLLIVPTDSPARAMADIRGKVFAFTDPMSLTGRIYPTSLVKSLDGSPELYFARLFFTYSHDNAIKAVANKVADGASVDSLVYDYFVARDATIAQRTRVIHRSPAFGIPPVVVNPNLSPQLKETLRELFLQTSADPDGQTILRNLMIERFVQVSDRIYDSARALELQVNTAQ, encoded by the coding sequence ATGAAGCGTTTCTCTTTTCCTCAACTAGTGTCTCTCGGCGCAATCCTCATCGCCTTCCTACTTTCTGCCTGTAGCGCCCCGCCAAGCCGATTGGATTTTCGTTTCAGCGATGTAGACCCTGCCTCAGCGGTGGCGTACTCGCCCGATGATACCAAACCCCTGCGCGTCGTCGTCGCCGCCGTCATCTCTCCGAAAGGGAACGTTGAAAGTTACAGCGACCTGCTGGCGTACCTCGGACGCAAACTCAATCGGCGCGTCCAACTGGTGCAACGCCAAACCTACGCCGAAGCGAACGACCTGATCAAAAGCGGCGATGTAGACCTGGGATTTGTCTGCACGAGCGCGTACGTCGTCGGTCAACGGGATTTCGGAATGGAATTGCTCGTCGCGCCCCAGGTCAACGGGCAGACGGTGTACTATTCGTTGTTGATCGTTCCCACCGATAGCCCGGCTCGCGCGATGGCAGACATTCGCGGCAAAGTGTTTGCGTTCACCGACCCGATGTCGCTCACTGGACGTATCTATCCGACCTCGTTGGTGAAATCGCTGGATGGCTCGCCCGAACTATATTTCGCGCGCCTCTTTTTCACCTACAGTCACGACAACGCGATCAAAGCCGTTGCCAACAAAGTCGCCGATGGCGCGAGCGTGGATAGTCTGGTGTACGATTATTTCGTCGCCCGTGACGCGACGATTGCCCAACGTACGCGCGTGATTCATCGTTCGCCGGCTTTTGGCATTCCGCCGGTCGTCGTCAATCCCAATCTCAGCCCTCAGCTGAAAGAAACGCTGCGGGAACTTTTCCTCCAAACGAGCGCCGACCCAGACGGCCAAACCATCCTGCGGAATTTGATGATCGAACGATTCGTCCAAGTATCCGATCGGATCTATGATTCAGCGCGCGCGCTCGAATTGCAAGTGAACACGGCGCAATGA
- a CDS encoding TM0996/MTH895 family glutaredoxin-like protein: protein MLSIKVLGSGCANCHKVEALAKQAVTQLGVQANIETVTDMQAIMSYGVMSTPGIVINDKVVSTGRVPALSQITTMITTALQ, encoded by the coding sequence ATGTTATCCATCAAAGTTCTCGGTTCGGGATGCGCGAATTGCCACAAGGTGGAAGCGTTGGCAAAGCAAGCCGTCACGCAATTAGGCGTTCAAGCCAACATCGAAACGGTGACGGACATGCAAGCGATTATGAGTTATGGCGTGATGAGCACGCCGGGAATTGTCATTAACGATAAAGTCGTTTCGACCGGGCGCGTGCCGGCGCTCTCGCAAATTACGACGATGATCACAACGGCGCTCCAGTGA
- a CDS encoding winged helix-turn-helix transcriptional regulator, which produces MSKITPVDFAKALADETRQKIMRLCCCQWISVNDIVAKMNVAQPTVSHHLAILREAGLVSVREEGRQTFYTLNQEKVVDCCGLLMTAFAPEQKTTLRLLKINDEKS; this is translated from the coding sequence ATGTCAAAGATCACTCCTGTGGATTTTGCCAAGGCGCTTGCCGACGAAACGCGCCAAAAGATTATGCGGCTGTGCTGTTGCCAATGGATCAGCGTGAACGACATCGTCGCCAAGATGAACGTCGCCCAGCCGACCGTGTCGCATCACCTCGCGATTTTGCGCGAAGCGGGGCTGGTCAGCGTGCGCGAAGAAGGGCGGCAGACCTTTTACACATTGAATCAGGAGAAGGTCGTGGATTGCTGCGGACTCCTCATGACGGCGTTTGCCCCGGAACAAAAGACGACTCTCCGCTTGCTCAAGATCAACGATGAAAAGAGCTAG
- the arsB gene encoding ACR3 family arsenite efflux transporter, with the protein MSQSVFQRLSWLDRFLPLWIIAAMVLGVILGAIVPGIKDVFNALSIGTVSFPIAVGLLWMMYPVLAKVKYEELGKVAQAWEQFSVSLVLNWLIGPIIMFVLAWTFLPDLPHFRTGLIIVGLARCIAMVLIWNMLAGGDSEYCAVLVALNSVFQIVMYSLLAYLFLAVVPSWFGMQGTVVNISMWDIAKSVLIFLGIPLAAGILTRFYFLRTRGNEWYETKLMPRLGPTALIGLLFTIVVMFSMQGDKILAAPLDVLRVAIPLLVYFVIMFFASFALSLWRKFPYELAATQSFTAASNNFELAIAVAVGTFTIASQEALAAVIGPLIEVPVLIGLVYVSLWIKRVWFQPANAKSVAAIGK; encoded by the coding sequence ATGTCGCAAAGTGTCTTTCAACGCCTTTCTTGGCTCGACCGATTCCTGCCGCTCTGGATTATCGCGGCAATGGTGCTCGGTGTGATCCTGGGAGCGATCGTACCGGGAATCAAAGACGTGTTCAACGCGCTCTCCATCGGAACGGTGTCGTTTCCGATTGCGGTTGGATTGTTGTGGATGATGTATCCTGTGTTGGCAAAGGTCAAGTACGAAGAACTCGGCAAGGTCGCGCAAGCGTGGGAACAATTTAGCGTGTCGCTCGTTCTCAATTGGCTGATTGGTCCAATCATCATGTTTGTTCTCGCATGGACATTCCTGCCAGACCTGCCGCATTTTCGTACTGGTTTGATTATCGTTGGGTTGGCGCGCTGTATCGCGATGGTGCTGATCTGGAACATGCTCGCGGGCGGCGACAGCGAGTACTGTGCGGTGCTGGTCGCGCTGAATAGCGTTTTTCAAATCGTGATGTACTCGCTGCTCGCGTACTTGTTCCTCGCGGTCGTGCCGAGCTGGTTCGGCATGCAAGGCACGGTCGTCAACATTTCGATGTGGGACATTGCCAAGAGCGTGTTGATCTTCCTGGGTATTCCGCTTGCGGCGGGTATCCTCACGCGATTCTATTTTTTGCGAACGCGCGGAAACGAATGGTACGAAACTAAATTGATGCCACGCCTGGGACCGACGGCATTGATCGGTTTGCTTTTCACCATCGTCGTGATGTTCTCGATGCAAGGCGACAAGATTCTCGCCGCGCCGCTCGACGTGTTGCGCGTCGCGATTCCGCTTCTCGTTTATTTCGTCATCATGTTCTTTGCGTCGTTCGCGCTCTCGCTCTGGCGCAAGTTCCCGTACGAACTCGCGGCGACGCAATCGTTCACGGCGGCGAGCAACAATTTCGAACTCGCGATCGCGGTCGCCGTCGGCACGTTCACGATTGCATCCCAGGAAGCATTGGCTGCCGTGATCGGTCCGCTGATCGAAGTACCGGTGTTGATCGGCTTGGTTTACGTATCGTTGTGGATCAAGCGCGTGTGGTTCCAACCGGCGAACGCCAAATCGGTCGCCGCGATAGGCAAGTGA
- a CDS encoding permease, protein MNSGPWAVNKTTQTISKLLIAAIVWYIAYTILQPFTEFLAFDVLRLARGSHLGESVAFFLYDVPKILLLLSAMIFLITIVRTFFSAERTRRLLGGRRVGIGNVLAAMLGIVTPFCSCSAVPLFIGFVESGIPLGVTFSFLIAAPVINEVAFVLLFGLFGWKIAALYVASGLTIAIIAGIIIGQLHLERYVEDFVWQMQVGAAQDDSLKLTWEERITRAWEAVRDIVKKVWLYVVIGIAVGAGIHGYVPTDALAEVMGKSAWWSVPIAVLIGVPLYSNAAGMIPIVSALIEKGASLGTALAFMMAVIGLSLPETIILRRVLKPQLIVVFVGVVALAIILTGYLFNLVI, encoded by the coding sequence GTGAATAGCGGACCGTGGGCGGTGAACAAGACAACCCAGACCATTTCCAAGTTGTTGATTGCGGCGATTGTGTGGTACATCGCGTACACGATCCTGCAACCCTTCACCGAGTTCCTCGCGTTCGATGTCTTGCGCCTCGCGCGCGGGTCGCATCTCGGCGAATCGGTCGCATTCTTTTTGTATGATGTGCCGAAAATCCTGCTCCTGCTCAGTGCGATGATTTTTCTCATCACCATCGTGCGTACGTTTTTCAGCGCGGAACGCACGCGGCGATTATTGGGCGGCAGACGCGTCGGGATTGGTAACGTGCTTGCGGCGATGCTGGGCATCGTCACGCCGTTCTGTTCGTGCAGCGCGGTCCCGCTCTTCATTGGTTTCGTCGAGTCCGGCATTCCACTCGGCGTGACGTTTTCGTTTCTCATCGCCGCGCCGGTCATTAACGAAGTTGCCTTCGTGCTTTTGTTTGGCTTGTTCGGTTGGAAGATTGCCGCGCTCTATGTGGCTTCGGGACTGACCATCGCGATTATCGCCGGCATCATCATCGGGCAATTACACCTGGAACGCTACGTCGAAGATTTCGTTTGGCAAATGCAAGTCGGCGCGGCGCAAGACGATTCGCTGAAGCTGACCTGGGAGGAGCGCATCACACGCGCCTGGGAAGCGGTGCGCGACATCGTCAAGAAAGTGTGGCTCTATGTCGTGATTGGCATCGCGGTCGGCGCGGGGATTCATGGTTACGTGCCAACGGATGCGCTGGCAGAGGTGATGGGAAAATCGGCGTGGTGGTCGGTGCCGATCGCGGTGTTGATTGGTGTGCCGCTCTATTCCAACGCGGCGGGCATGATTCCGATTGTTTCTGCGCTCATCGAAAAAGGCGCGTCGCTCGGAACCGCGCTCGCGTTTATGATGGCGGTGATCGGTTTGAGTTTGCCAGAAACGATCATCTTGCGCCGCGTGCTCAAACCGCAATTGATCGTCGTGTTTGTGGGGGTGGTCGCGCTCGCGATTATCCTGACCGGTTATTTGTTCAATCTTGTCATTTGA
- a CDS encoding arsenate reductase ArsC, whose protein sequence is MKRQVLFLCTGNSARSQIAEALVNRFRGEQWRAVSAGTRPIGSVHPLAIAAMQEIGVDLAGARSKSTEEFRAAAFDVVITVCDSAAEECPLWLGQGKRAHIGFSDPARGTLDDFRAVREDIRRRVIEFLDSFEPDVKGGKR, encoded by the coding sequence ATGAAACGCCAGGTCCTTTTTCTCTGTACCGGAAATTCCGCGCGCAGCCAAATAGCGGAAGCGCTGGTCAATCGTTTTCGGGGTGAGCAATGGCGAGCCGTTTCCGCCGGCACGCGACCCATCGGCAGTGTGCATCCACTTGCGATTGCGGCGATGCAGGAAATCGGCGTAGACCTTGCCGGCGCGCGAAGCAAATCCACCGAAGAATTTCGCGCGGCGGCGTTCGACGTGGTGATAACCGTTTGCGACAGTGCGGCGGAAGAATGTCCGCTCTGGCTGGGGCAGGGCAAGCGCGCACACATCGGATTTTCCGATCCCGCGCGCGGAACACTGGACGATTTTCGCGCGGTGCGCGAGGACATTCGACGACGCGTGATCGAATTTCTAGATTCGTTCGAGCCAGATGTTAAAGGCGGGAAACGATAA
- a CDS encoding sigma-70 family RNA polymerase sigma factor has translation MSEIVMDFEKIHTDFRPKIERYLTRLVGASEAEDLTQEVFVKISRALKTFRGESKLSTWVYRIATNTALDRLRDASFKRNVFSASFDSDGLARADEKIAAEAISLDQQLCRKERDKCYRDFVANLPPNYRTVVALSDLEELAANEIADILGLSLDVVKIRLHRGREKLLRALKDHCKPEDWL, from the coding sequence ATGAGTGAAATCGTAATGGATTTTGAAAAAATCCACACGGACTTTCGCCCTAAAATCGAACGCTACCTAACACGCCTCGTTGGCGCGTCTGAAGCAGAAGACCTGACGCAAGAGGTCTTTGTCAAGATCAGTCGCGCCTTGAAAACTTTTCGCGGCGAGTCCAAGCTGTCAACCTGGGTCTATCGCATTGCGACCAACACCGCACTGGATCGTTTGCGCGATGCATCTTTCAAGCGAAATGTATTTTCAGCGAGTTTCGATTCGGACGGGCTGGCGCGCGCGGATGAGAAAATTGCGGCTGAGGCAATCTCGCTGGATCAACAACTCTGTCGCAAGGAACGCGACAAGTGTTACCGGGATTTTGTCGCCAACCTCCCGCCGAATTATCGAACAGTCGTCGCGCTCAGTGATCTGGAAGAGTTGGCGGCGAACGAGATTGCCGATATCCTGGGTTTGAGTCTGGACGTAGTAAAAATCCGGTTGCATCGCGGGAGGGAGAAACTCTTGCGGGCGCTCAAGGACCATTGCAAGCCCGAAGACTGGCTCTAG
- a CDS encoding carbon monoxide dehydrogenase — MSETNDRIVRPTTSVLTWANRWDHILARWAINRMGHRVEPGLYALGNPTQDSPVFVTANYTLSFDALRSALGGMNAYILVLDTQAINVWCAAGKGTFGTDELAQRIEATGLRDRVSHRVVIAPQLGAPGIAAHEIKKRTSFKVEYGPVRAADLSEYLTRREATPEMRRVRFTLRDRLAVIPVEIVGGLIPLLIGAAVAYLFGGWVSSLAVVAAILAGVVVFPILLPWLPTHDFSAKGFLLGALVALPLVVSSWQGNADAVGWLRAGKAIVPLLIFPPITAFLALNFTGSTTFTSRSGVQREIFTYVPVMAWMFAIGIALMIGLPIIRMIGG; from the coding sequence ATGTCAGAGACAAATGATCGGATCGTTCGACCGACGACAAGTGTCCTCACGTGGGCGAATCGCTGGGATCACATCCTGGCGCGCTGGGCAATCAATCGGATGGGGCATCGCGTCGAGCCAGGATTGTACGCCCTCGGAAATCCGACCCAGGATTCGCCGGTGTTTGTCACGGCGAATTACACGCTCAGTTTCGACGCGCTCCGGTCGGCGCTTGGCGGGATGAATGCGTACATCTTGGTGCTCGACACACAAGCCATCAATGTTTGGTGCGCCGCCGGCAAAGGCACATTTGGCACGGACGAACTAGCACAGCGCATCGAAGCGACCGGGCTGCGCGACCGGGTCAGTCATCGCGTCGTGATCGCGCCGCAACTCGGCGCGCCGGGCATTGCCGCGCACGAAATCAAAAAACGCACCAGCTTCAAGGTCGAGTACGGTCCCGTCCGCGCGGCGGATCTGTCCGAATATCTCACGCGCCGCGAAGCCACGCCGGAGATGCGCCGCGTCCGATTCACTTTGCGTGATCGGTTAGCAGTCATTCCAGTCGAGATCGTCGGCGGATTGATTCCGCTGTTGATTGGCGCGGCAGTGGCTTATTTGTTCGGTGGCTGGGTCTCGTCGCTCGCGGTCGTCGCCGCGATTCTCGCCGGCGTCGTCGTGTTCCCAATTCTGCTGCCCTGGCTGCCAACGCACGATTTCAGCGCCAAGGGATTTTTGCTCGGCGCGTTGGTCGCGCTTCCGCTCGTCGTGTCGTCGTGGCAAGGCAACGCGGACGCGGTGGGGTGGTTGCGCGCCGGCAAAGCGATTGTTCCGCTGTTGATTTTTCCACCCATCACTGCATTCCTGGCATTGAATTTCACCGGCTCGACGACGTTCACCTCACGGAGTGGCGTCCAACGCGAAATCTTTACGTATGTCCCGGTGATGGCGTGGATGTTCGCCATCGGCATCGCGCTGATGATCGGGTTGCCGATCATTCGGATGATTGGAGGATAA